From Thermodesulfobacteriota bacterium:
TTGGTCCCGCGAACGTGTAATGTATCCGGAAAGTTTCCTTTAGAACAGATTCTTATAAAGGGGCTGCCGGAATAAAATGAAGAAAAGCAATTTTGTATATCTTCATAACCGACATCTTTTAAAAGATCTGCATATATCGTGGTCAACATCCCACGGGTCATGGGAATAAGGTGGGGAGTAAAAGTTATATTTATATCCTGTTTCGCTTCCAGGCTCAATATCTCTTCCATCTCCGGATTATGCCTATGCTCGGCCACTTTGTATGCTTTTAACGATTCATTTACTTCACAAAAATGCGTGGTAAGCGAAAGCGATCTTCCCGCACCGCTCACTCCTGATTTTGCATCTGCCACAATAGTATGAATATCTATCAGCTTGTTTTTTACCAGAGGAATCAGCGGCAGCAGAACACTGGTCGGATAACATCCAGGGTTGCCAATCAAAGAAGCTTTCTTAATTCGGTCATAATAAATTTCACAAAGCCCGTAAACAGAACGCTCTATCAAGTCAGGAGCGGTATGCTCCTGGTAATATTCCTCATACTTGGCCACATTACGGAACCTGAAATCGGCAGAAAGGTCGATTACTTTTTTCCCCCTCCCTATAAGTGCGGGGACAAGTTCCATGGGGAGTTTGTGCGGCAGGGCCATGAATATGACATCCGCCTTTTCACAGATATAGTCTGCTTCAAATTCATCGCATGTCAGGTTGACACTGCCTGCCATTGACGGATATATGCGGTCAAATTTTTCTCCCTTATATTTGCGGGAAGTCAGAATGGTAAGGGTTGCATCCGGGTGTCCCGAAAGAATCCTTACCAGCTCGGCACCTGCATACCCGGTCGCTCCAACAACGCCGACTTTGATCATAAATCCTCTCCGCAGTCTATTGCACGTTTAAACATCAGGCATCGCCCAAAATCATCGGTAAATACTCAAAGTCGTTTTTAATAACAGAGGTATGATATAATTTCAAGGAGATTCATGACCTCGAATGAAACAAATGCATTTTCCCAGCGCTGCTTTAAAACCTCCCTTTTATGCTGTTTCTCGTTAAGCGGATTTATTTTTTCCCATGGATGCATTCTATTTTTTACTGCTGCCTCTATCTTGACAGTATCGATTTTATGATTAGTTTTTTCTCGTCGAAACCAAACAAAGATACACATCGCATGCCGGTATATGAATACGAACATATAGAAAAGCCCTGTCATCTAGGTAAAGTTTTTGAAATAAAACAGTCCATTAAAGATAAACCATTGCGCAAATGCCCTGAATGTAACGGACCGATAAAAAAAATCATGTCTCTGGGAAGTATCAGCACCAAAAAAAGCAACAGTGAACTGCGTGATCTTGGTTTTACCAAGCTGGTGAAGAGAGATGATGGGGTTTATGAGAATGTGACCGCCCGAAATGGGGACAGCCGTTACATGCTTCGCGACAAACCCGAAACAATTCCAAACCTTAAAAAGACCATAACCGATTAAAAGTTTGCAAAGGAGAAGGATATGATCC
This genomic window contains:
- the argC gene encoding N-acetyl-gamma-glutamyl-phosphate reductase; the protein is MIKVGVVGATGYAGAELVRILSGHPDATLTILTSRKYKGEKFDRIYPSMAGSVNLTCDEFEADYICEKADVIFMALPHKLPMELVPALIGRGKKVIDLSADFRFRNVAKYEEYYQEHTAPDLIERSVYGLCEIYYDRIKKASLIGNPGCYPTSVLLPLIPLVKNKLIDIHTIVADAKSGVSGAGRSLSLTTHFCEVNESLKAYKVAEHRHNPEMEEILSLEAKQDINITFTPHLIPMTRGMLTTIYADLLKDVGYEDIQNCFSSFYSGSPFIRICSKGNFPDTLHVRGTNYCDIGFKLDFRNNRLILISAIDNLVKGAAGQAVQNMNIMHGLDETKGLMNAPFPV
- a CDS encoding zinc ribbon domain-containing protein — encoded protein: MPVYEYEHIEKPCHLGKVFEIKQSIKDKPLRKCPECNGPIKKIMSLGSISTKKSNSELRDLGFTKLVKRDDGVYENVTARNGDSRYMLRDKPETIPNLKKTITD